The following are from one region of the Magallana gigas chromosome 4, xbMagGiga1.1, whole genome shotgun sequence genome:
- the LOC105326677 gene encoding uncharacterized protein isoform X4, whose protein sequence is MVLAYVFVFNVAASQFYLTWIYRVQSWILSITALCINQSVFVGFVWFLFAYILYNVSGAKGLLHFLSRGREKLLFCVMGNDTSSIPSEATTPVSPSSEWQSVYSIGSKRRSSVSSTRLPSPSEPPEPDLSHLSEDEIRTIRSVIGRAKTMQQEEQQRIRELEEDYIAHATSVEQRALSVEVEKPEVHLCPICLKNELSVEEPPGVRSGQNICNDCGVLTCNDCGAFQGSMTSKLQEWVCVVCGKRRKLVFSTGLWHPGVDPNEEVPLERELQSQLEKLKTEEKPKPPLEKAISTDQAPKRPPLPRQKSLPVPAILPKVTEKTVSPQQKDASQSSLSGRSDANVPEGSESEDYATLPTKPNSKFGSALWNMMGSCARGPMGRSVRSRSDSESSDVTSDVDMVDVSMQYQQGDAISPDDGSDDYSMMSIGSSGEDSLKRRPKHRPRSLSIPRSQSATSSDDETSDSNVSTDTECRLAHLDGMDGELVARAASAFAEEMEDFKSHDPWKELQIKPEPEIHEDMKKRSPYAPRSPSWREGLESPPFSPRRRDSYPGKKRGSPTRSPKDRHHFTFPDTTSPNAKQPQSETDALFEAEYAEEPPQFVHSVHSLEDKDAHGYTASNYGKDRQKDHSGIVEYECEPRIIARIPESTACMDLATYAATIASNTANLTQMSVSPTNLNAHDRDRMISPDSQGSVSPISPGYYEHGTIPEEDEDEEEIELADPSSKSIDYQGSKRQKVRPPSTDWSPVIDLSPILDVSPSIEEAEQEDMLVMQEQERRRRESQEEDTSGDESKHYFQPVKEEDDLKSFYGLKRYERVEDICKLLDIPASEFENIQTSAGPQPNVPVVTTADLSKPSTTTTEQAIPSSVSSIITAKDSPAKENKTKLNNSTVVSTSRAKPDSIDGASPSSDKSDGKSDGKTKDSKTRRKLPEPTADMIAQHSRKKKPLPPLPPTTLQREPESDKKNKNYATVIIPERKFTSAASKSLTEAQPTKSLKDQVQKQDSEERRRRAKDLKAKPDPLLIQHIEAEEQSLSPQYKVLDSPPSPESRSSLKRDYSDSTSVSPSSSPDRELYPFPSPVTPPDSDSSPPKPHSPSSPGTDNFDEDGDLRERTSSAEAIYECIFPVPAGKTDNTGKVTPGKGRKKSDQSAVDGKKVRRKLPPLPPEEASATPPPIPPKPKSYSSARRNSARQRSGYITPSSTSDESMNEEDFEVAMLTKQRRMNDLDKPSLDRWNGNYLPPDMDDSKVKKNVKQMYNEDVKANIPPDVSVEIDRAMDQYNREKDETDQIIDSMITIYGVPITQAMKSLKKRLQEELRRATEGRRQRIEEIEEIRALQAQICELKLSQDYAKVQAKRNAQKQAAGKSAGPGNKKRGSAPMAAPRSSPQVMPRRSRHKRQSSDPMISKFSPIKEDKDIEADFQLKTHKTNEEASQKYITDDSSQSGLSDNESIRSEPAFNSRNKKTKPSAYTDMFYNQNNPARKPNIEPSSSLPSLPPKCHSDTNLPEKAKSKSAMYVSDDDESRARDDRKQKLQQEIEKRKKKLEETTKLKTELFNLTRSGQVMAHSYDDIPKKSSRTYPSSRPIPTGIIKPIEDDDDFDDGSDDNEFVTRSHQEINKASVVESSEANYSSSEYLAHKQESVRRSRLEDVTSYSSPYLFTGNINDPRVSKTTKQKVDFYLDPASRDAVITSSVTLPDLHSRRADMEYPPPKDYGAMSDTETSPPSDSTPAMPLLDDVKERSRQIIHGIGTGSRPVSAEFNFSGGVEDLMNGMHRVESDNSVDADEPIMKHMMEGGVTILKQLERKKQPPPPQPKVYDFPIKRILLTRDPKDRSIKAGNGLGMKIVGGRTIPGTKTVGAYVAAIYQGGVAEQLLGELQEGDQILEWNGIDLSDKTYEEVQTIICQPNGEIELVVRPAPHRAGRSKTEESYGSSYDNFEFVSDDVYEKCVKSNLGVDPGQLAAQLAGINDTESPNASQSSSQHEYFTPSVSSQCSSPRSDPASVSSDRQRGNSSDDRSQRTSLDDRQTTRANVDEKTARNHTQDRPQRSSLDERSQRSASDDRPQRCSLDERSSRSTYNGRSQRTSLESKSQRTSLERSPRPSPRPSPRPSVEEKRKQVATPDDRHQSRVLEKSDSVDKVDKSTQQEDKYWGDIQLQLGHDEHESNLHIHVIQARNLKPKDINGLSDPFVKIYLLPGRCSENKRRTKHISRTLNPEWHQTVTFQNIHHEEVKYKTLEITVWDYDRFKANDFLGEVVIDLAVEGFLNDEPHWYPLQDHDPTRGVELPKPTVLPPSGKTNDVRKNFASQSVYRTSRDSPNMQRRKKEKPDNMGRRRRSLGNLSDVDQLKSVNMRNAVFVQ, encoded by the exons agAACTGGAGGAGGACTACATTGCGCATGCTACATCGGTCGAACAGAGGGCGCTGTCGGTGGAAGTGGAGAAACCAGAAGTCCATTTATGTCCAATCTGCCTTAAAAACGAGCTCAGTGTTGAGGAACCCCCTGGGGTTCGCTCGggtcaaaatatatgcaatgactgTGGGGTCCTGACCTGTAATGATTGCGGGGCCTTTCAGGGGTCGATGACGTCAAAG CTCCAGGAATGGGTGTGTGTTGTTTGTGGAAAGAGAAGAAAACTGGTGTTCAGTACCGGACTGTGGCACCCCGGGGTCGACCCCAATGAGGAGGTACCCCTGGAGAGAGAGCTGCAGTCCCAACTAGAGAAACTTAAG ACGGAGGAAAAACCCAAACCTCCGTTGGAAAAAGCCATTTCCACAGACCAAGCGCCAAAAAGACCGCCACTACCTCGGcaaaaatcacttccggttcccGCCATTCTTCCCAAAGTCACGGAGAAGACAGTGTCACCTCAGCAAAAGGACGCGAGTCAGAGCAGCCTATCTGGCCGGAGTGACGCCAATGTTCCCGAAGGCTCGGAGTCCGAGGACTATGCAACATTGCCGACAAAACCAAACTCTAAGTTTGGCT CCGCTCTGTGGAACATGATGGGAAGCTGTG CTAGGGGACCTATGGGACGAAGTGTGCGCTCGCGTAGTGATTCCGAATCATCGGATGTGACGTCAGATGTTGATATGGTGGACGTATCTATGCAATATCAACAGGGAGATGCTATAAGCCCTGATGACGGAAGTGATGACTACTCCATGATGAGTATCGGAAGCAGCGGAGAAGACAGTCTAAAACGAAGACCAAAACACCGCCCAAGATCTCTCAGCATCCCGAGATCCCAAAGTGCTACGTCATCTGATGACGAGACTTCCGACAGCAACGTCAGTACAGATACAGAGTGTCGTCTGGCGCATCTAGACGGAATGGACGGTGAACTCGTGGCCAGAGCTGCGTCTGCGTTCGCAGAAGAAATGGAGGACTTTAAATCACATGATCCTTGGAAAGAGCTTCAAATAAAACCGGAACCGGAAATTCATGAGGATATGAAAAAACGAAGTCCGTATGCTCCGCGTAGTCCCAGTTGGAGAGAGGGACTGGAAAGTCCGCCCTTCTCACCGCGACGCCGTGACTCATATCCGGGAAAGAAACGAGGTTCTCCGACCCGATCACCAAAAGATCGGCATCATTTCACATTCCCCGACACAACGTCCCCTAACGCCAAACAGCCCCAGTCCGAGACGGACGCACTGTTTGAGGCGGAATACGCCGAGGAACCACCACAGTTTGTTCATTCGGTGCATTCTCTCGAGGATAAGGACGCGCATGGCTACACTGCTTCTAATTACGGCAAAGATCGACAAAAAGATCATTCCGGCATTGTAGAATATGAGTGTGAACCAAGAATTATTGCGCGAATTCCCGAGTCAACCGCGTGCATGGATTTAGCAACATATGCGGCAACCATTGCCAGTAACACAGCAAACTTGACACAAATGTCTGTTTCTCCCACAAACCTTAATGCTCATGATCGTGATCGTATGATATCCCCCGATTCCCAGGGAAGCGTCTCTCCGATATCCCCCGGATACTATGAACACGGAACTATTCCAGAGGAAGACGAAGATGAGGAAGAGATCGAGCTCGCTGATCCTTCGTCGAAATCCATTGATTACCAAGGTTCTAAACGTCAAAAAGTTAGACCCCCTTCTACAGACTGGTCCCCTGTGATTGACCTTTCACCCATTCTGGACGTGTCACCCTCCATCGAGGAGGCGGAACAGGAAGACATGCTGGTCATGCAGGAGCAGGAGCGAAGGAGGCGAGAGTCCCAAGAGGAGGATACTTCCGGTGATgaatcaaaacattattttcaacCCGTAAAAGAGGAGGACGACTTGAAATCGTTCTATGGATTAAAACGTTATGAGCGCGTGGAAGATATCTGTAAGCTATTGGATATACCTGCTAGTGAGTTTGAGAACATTCAAACGAGCGCGGGGCCACAACCTAATGTTCCTGTTGTTACCACTGCTGATTTATCTAAACCCTCTACCACCACGACAGAACAAGCTATTCCTAGCTCTGTCTCTTCGATTATCACTGCTAAAGATTCTCCTGCCAAAGAGAATAAAACCAAACTAAACAATTCAACTGTTGTTAGTACCTCACGTGCAAAGCCCGATAGTATTGATGGAGCCTCGCCGAGTTCAGATAAATCTGACGGGAAAAGTGACGGGAAAACAAAGGACAGCAAGACGAGGCGGAAACTTCCAGAACCCACTGCCGACATGATAGCTCAACATTCTAGAAAAAAGAAACCTTTACCGCCTCTTCCACCTACTACACTTCAGAGGGAACCCGAAAGTGACAAGAAGAATAAGAACTACGCCACGGTTATTATACCGGAGAGAAAATTCACGTCTGCTGCTTCAAAGTCATTGACAGAAGCACAGCCCACAAAGTCATTGAAAGACCAAGTTCAAAAACAAGATTCAGAAGAACGCCGACGAAGAGCGAAAGACTTAAAAGCCAAACCGGATCCGTTGTTAATACAGCATATTGAGGCCGAGGAGCAGTCACTGTCACCGCAGTATAAAGTATTAGACTCACCGCCGAGTCCGGAGTCAAGGTCATCGTTAAAACGAGACTACTCGGACAGCACTTCCGTTTCCCCATCTTCATCACCTGACCGTGAATTGTATCCTTTCCCATCCCCAGTTACTCCCCCTGACTCGGACTCTTCCCCGCCAAAACCACACTCTCCTTCCTCTCCAGGAACTGATAATTTTGATGAAGACGGCGATTTAAGAGAAAGGACATCGTCTGCTGAAGCGATTTATGAGTGTATATTTCCTGTGCCTGCTGGAAAAACGGACAACACAGGAAAGGTCACCCCaggaaaaggaagaaaaaagtCTGACCAG TCTGCAGTAGATGGAAAGAAGGTAAGACGAAAGTTGCCTCCCCTTCCACCGGAAGAAGCGTCCGCCACCCCTCCGCCTATACCACCCAAACCAAAATCGTACAGCTCAGCGCGCCGGAACTCTGCAAGACAGAGGTCTGGATATATCACGCCCTCCTCGACCAGTGATGAATCGATGAACGAAGAGGATTTTGAGGTAGCCATGCTTACCAAACAGCGTCGTATGAATGATTTAGACAAGCCTTCCTTGGACCGATGGAATGGGAATTATCTTCCACCAGATATGGATGAttcaaaagtgaaaaagaatgtGAAACAAATGTATAATGAGGATGTTAAAGCTAACATCCCTCCCGATGTGTCCGTGGAGATTGACAGAGCAATGGACCAGTATAACAGAGAAAAGGACGAGACGGATCAGATAATTGATTCCATGATTACAATATACGGTGTACCAATAACACAAGCCATGAAGTCGCTGAAGAAACGACTGCAGGAAGAGTTAAGGCGAGCAACAGAAGGTCGAAGGCAAAGGATAGAAGAAATCGAGGAAATTCGTGCTTTACAAGCTCAGATATGTGAATTAAAGTTAAGTCAGGACTATGCTAAAGTACAAGCCAAACGAAATGCTCAAAAGCAGGCAGCTGGCAAATCTGCTGGACCTGGCAATAAAAAGCGTGGATCCGCTCCCATGGCTGCTCCGAGATCCTCACCACAAGTCATGCCCCGGAGATCTCGACACAAGAGACAGTCTAGTGATCCAATGATCTCAAAGTTCTCACCCATTAAAGAGGATAAAGACATTGAAGCTGACTTTCAATTAAAAACCCACAAGACAAACGAGGAAGCTTCCCAGAAATATATCACAGATGACAGTTCACAATCTGGTTTGTCTGATAATGAGAGCATTCGTTCAGAACCCGCTTTTAATTCTagaaataagaaaactaaacCTTCTGCATACACTGATATGTTCTATAATCAGAACAACCCAGCGCGAAAACCAAATATCGAACCTTCCTCTTCTTTGCCATCCTTGCCACCTAAGTGTCATTCCGACACTAATTTACCAGAGAAAGCCAAATCAAAGAGCGCTATGTACGTGTCAGACGACGATGAATCAAGGGCCAGAGATGACAGAAAGCAAAAATTACAACAAGAAATCGAAAAACGTAAAAAGAAACTGGAAGAGACCACTAAATTGAAAACTGAGCTATTCAATTTAACAAGATCTGGGCAGGTTATGGCTCACAGCTATGACGACATTCCCAAAAAATCGAGTCGAACCTACCCTTCATCTCGTCCTATTCCTACTGGTATCATAAAACCCATCGAAGACGATGACGACTTCGACGATGGTTCCGATGATAACGAATTTGTCACTAGAAGCCACCAGGAGATTAACAAGGCCAGTGTGGTGGAGTCTAGTGAAGCTAACTATAGTTCTTCCGAATATCTTGCTCACAAGCAAGAATCGGTCAGGCGTAGTAGACTAGAGGATGTGACCTCCTATTCAAGCCCCTATTTATTCACAGGAAATATCAATGACCCGCGCGTATCCAAAACAACCAAACAGAAGGTAGACTTTTACCTTGACCCTGCCTCTAGGGACGCTGTGATAACGAGTAGTGTGACCTTGCCTGACCTCCACTCGAGACGGGCCGACATGGAGTACCCTCCTCCCAAGGACTACGGCGCCATGTCAGACACAGAGACCAGTCCACCTAGCGACTCTACCCCAGCTATGCCCCTCCTTGACGACGTCAAAGAACGATCCCGGCAGATTATCCATGGCATTGGGACCGGAAGTCGACCGGTGTCCGCAGAGTTCAACTTCTCTGGGGGAGTAGAAG ACCTGATGAACGGGATGCACCGCGTGGAGAGTGATAACAGTGTGGACGCTGATGAACCAATCATGAAGCACATGATGGAGGGCGGAGTAACCATCCTCAAACAGCTAGAACGCAAGAAACAG CCTCCCCCTCCCCAGCCAAAGGTGTATGATTTCCCCATAAAGAGGATTCTGTTGACAAGGGACCCTAAAGATCGGTCAATTAAAG CCGGGAACGGGCTGGGGATGAAAATCGTCGGTGGTCGAACTATACCAGGAACAAAAACCGTAGGTGCCTATGTAGCCGCCATTTACCAAGGGGGCGTGGCCGAGCAGCTGTTAGGAGAACTACAAGAGG GTGATCAGATTTTGGAATGGAATGGGATTGATCTCTCGGACAAGACTTATGAAGAAGTCCAGACAATTATATGTCAGCCTAATGGAGAGATCGAGCTGGTAGTGCGCCC AGCTCCCCATAGAGCAGGAAGATCTAAAACAGAGGAGAGTTATGGTTCTTCCTATGATAACTTCGAGTTCGTCTCTGATGACGTCTATG AGAAATGCGTCAAGTCCAACCTTGGAGTGGACCCCGGTCAGCTTGCAGCACAGTTGGCGGGAATTAACGACACAGAGTCCCCCAACGCCTCTCAGTCGTCCTCCCAGCACGAGTACTTCACCCCCAGCGTGTCCTCCCAGTGTAGCTCTCCCCGGTCAGACCCTGCCTCCGTGTCCTCGGACAGACAGCGGGGAAACAGCTCGGACGACCGCTCACAGAGAACCAGTTTAGACGATAGACAGACGACGAGAGCAAATGTTGATGAAAAGACCGCAAGAAACCATACTCAGGACAGGCCTCAGAGATCCAGTTTAGATGAGAGGTCTCAGCGGTCCGCGTCGGACGATAGACCACAGAGATGTAGTTTAGATGAGAGGTCGTCTCGGTCAACTTACAATGGCAGGTCGCAAAGAACCAGTTTAGAGAGCAAATCGCAGAGGACTAGTTTAGAAAGGTCACCAAGGCCGTCACCACGACCGTCGCCAAGGCCGAGTGTGGAGGAGAAGCGGAAACAGGTGGCGACCCCTGACGACAGACATCAGTCACGTGTCCTAGAGAAGTCCGACTCTGTGGACAAAGTTGACAAG TCTACACAGCAAGAAGACAAATACTGGGGAGATATCCAG CTGCAGCTGGGCCATGATGAGCACGAGAGTAACCTACACATACACGTGATACAGGCGAGGAACCTGAAACCTAAGGACATCAACGGCCTGTCCGATCCCTTTGTCAAGATTTACTTGCTGCCAGGAAGGTG TTCCGAGAACAAGAGGCGAACGAAGCACATTTCACGGACACTGAACCCAGAGTGGCATCAGACCGTGACTTTCCAGAACATCCACCACGAGGAGGTCAAGTACAAGACCCTGGAGATCACCGTTTGGGACTACGACAGGTTCAAGGCCAACGACTTCCTAGGGGAGGTCGTCATCGACCTGGCCG TTGAAGGGTTTCTGAATGACGAACCTCATTGGTACCCTTTACAAGACCACGACCCGACAAGAGGGGTGGAGCTTCCAAAGCCAACCGTGCTGCCACCGTCCGGCAAAACTAACGACGTTCGGAAGAACTTCGCTTCACAAAGCGTCTATAGGACCTCTCGGGATTCGCCCAATATGCAACGACGAAAG AAGGAAAAACCAGACAATATGGGGCGAAGACGGCGGTCCCTAGGGAACTTGTCTGATGTAGACC AATTAAAGTCAGTCAACATGAGAAATGCTGTTTTTGTTCAGTAA